The genomic DNA CACGCTTCAACGTTCATTGACAATTCGACAACAACACTTGGACCCTCTTCCTGAGCTTTGATAATATCTTCCTTCGTCAGGACTGTTCCCTTGGATATGATGACATTTCCTTGTAAATCTGTAATGTCCTTCGTAACTTTTTTCCCATTTAACAGTTCAATCTGCTTATCTTTTAAAACTTGAACTTCTTCATCATCTTCTAATAGCCTTTCAGTAACAGTTGCTTCTTTTTCTAAGTCCGAAATAACTTGTTCTTCTTCTGTAATCGATTGAGGTTCTTTAGCTGAATGTAACTGCTCGGAGCTTTCCAAAAATCCGTTAACAGCTTCCTCTTTCACAATGATCATATCTTTTCCATACGTTAGGACAAATTCAGAAGGAAGGACTGCATTTCTATTTCCTAATTGAAGATCCAAACCAAGGATTTGCCCGCTGTCTTCATCTGCATAATATTCAAGAACTTCACCAAGCAACTCGCACTTTCTTGTCATCACTTTCGTGTTCGTAATTTTAATTTTTTTATGTACCAATTGATTTGCAATTGGGATTTCATTAAGATCAATAACTGCACTCTCACTTTCAACTGTCACAGCATAATCACCAATACCAACTATTTTTTTAAACGGTATTGCTTTTACACTTGTTTGCCAATCCTCGTCATCAATTGTTAAAAAGTCAATTGAACCTTTTTCTGGATTTATTACTAAAGTTTTTACTTTTCCTATTTGTTGGCCGCCCGCAATGCTGATAATCGGCAAACCTGTTATTTGCGTGCTTTTTTTCATGATTTTTCCACACCTAACCTTTATATTCACGAAATTTCAATCATTAATTAAAATAATGCGTTTGCAAAAATTTAATTTCTTGAAGTATGATTGGAAAATCTTGATATTTCTCCTCAAGATCATCTAAGAGACTTTTTAGTTTTTCAAATTCTTTATTTGAAAGATAGTGCTGGATGAGCAAACTTGCAAACGTGTAATATTCAGATAATGAAA from Bacillus methanolicus MGA3 includes the following:
- a CDS encoding PRC-barrel domain-containing protein; this encodes MKKSTQITGLPIISIAGGQQIGKVKTLVINPEKGSIDFLTIDDEDWQTSVKAIPFKKIVGIGDYAVTVESESAVIDLNEIPIANQLVHKKIKITNTKVMTRKCELLGEVLEYYADEDSGQILGLDLQLGNRNAVLPSEFVLTYGKDMIIVKEEAVNGFLESSEQLHSAKEPQSITEEEQVISDLEKEATVTERLLEDDEEVQVLKDKQIELLNGKKVTKDITDLQGNVIISKGTVLTKEDIIKAQEEGPSVVVELSMNVEA